In Gracilinanus agilis isolate LMUSP501 chromosome 1, AgileGrace, whole genome shotgun sequence, the sequence CagattccttcccttctttgcctCTCCAATTCTGGAGCAGCTAATGCTGCCTTGCAGGAGAAGCACCTGGAGGAGGTGGGTAAATAGGCAGGTACCTAGGGATGCTTAGCTGAGAGGGGAGTGTATGGACAATGTTCATGAACCCCAAACTCCTCTGTGAAGGAGGAGTGATTTTTAATTACTTGGGGAGCATAaccctctagatcagtgattgtaaaccttttagaggggcaggtgatgtgagaaatgtgaagagtgggaggggagcagccctgccctcatccctctgcctttctagtaactctGAGCTGTGGTGATGgctatgtgcccacagagagagctctgagtGTCCCCTTTGGCACACGTGCCATCAGTTTGCCATCATGGCTCTAGATTCTGGCCTTTAAGAcataaaggagatttttttttcctacaacatTAGCTTCAGAGATTGCCCTATGGACACTTTGGGGGAAACCAAGTCATGAGCCAAATCTAAGCTTTAGTTTAAAGCTCTCTCTACAgatggagacaggaggacctagctTTAAGCCCCCCTTTCATACACATGGGTTCTCCTCTAAAACGTAAGCTCCAGGCTAGACCCCTTTTCTTGCAAGCCCAAGGTTTTGGCAGAAGGGGGCTCTGGATTACAGATTATATATGTGACTTCCTCCTTTATAGAGGATAAGTTCACTGAGGGCAAAAGACTTCTATCATTGTCTTTGAATCCTTCGTATATCTAGTACACAACAAGGGCTCTTTTAATTTCTGCTGAACTGAATTGGGAAGGGAAATGAATTTGCTCAAGGCCTTGGAGGTGGCATGTGACAGAGCCAATACTGGGAAGCACCCAGTGACTTCCTGGCTGGTGTTACTCCCACCCTTTCCTACATATACCTATTGGCTGTCACTGCATAAAGGAGCAGAGTCCACAGCTGCAGGAAATCAGGTTTATTTTTCAAGTTTGGAGATCTCAGGTAGAGAGAGGCATGGAGGTAGTAGTGCTTCTACGAGGGAAGGAGAGGACTGTGGCTCCTGCTAGGCTTTGTCTGTAGGACCAGGACTTGGCAGCAGAGCTATCATAGAATGATAGGATTTAGCAGTGAATTAggagcccagtggatagagagccaggtctggtgtccagaggacctgggttcaaatttgaccttaagactcttcctggctgtgtgaccctgggcaagtcacttaaccccaattgcctagtccttgttgctctttagtcttagaaatgatacaaagacagaaagtgagacattttttaaaaatggattagaGATCAGTAAGGGAAGCCCTTCAATTTACAGAGTGAACAAGGTTCTGAAAAAGGATCCCGCTAATACGGGAAAGGGCTGGAACCTGGACCCACCGCTTCTGACTCAAAGCTCTTTCCACCCCGTTCGATACCAATGGCTTCTCCCAGGACCACCTCCTCATCGAGCCACAGACTAAATGCACCAGAACTGGGGCTCCTTCCCCCCAAGCCGTGGCCCCCAGATACCTGCTCTCACTGGGGCCTCCTAGGCTGGGGAGGGGCTTGGAGATCCGCTGGGGGCTGCCCTGGGTGGAGGCGGAGCTGTGAGAGAGAAGGCAGGCTTGATTTGGGGGAGGGGACTCCTCAGAGCAGAGCCCCCCCGCCCCTCGCGTGGGGATAGAAAGGGGAGCCTCCCTTGGGAAGGACTAGCCAATGGCAGGAGTCCCAGCCGATACACCTGCCAGACTTCAGGGAGCCTCCCGAGGAAGGAAGGGCCCTCGTACCTGTGTGGACATAGATCAGCCCCAAGCCGGCAGTGAGGGCAGCCCCCAAGACGAAGGCAGACACCGCGATGGCCACCACCGGGGCTGGGTCCAGCCCCCCGCAGCCCGGGGCTTGCGGATCCGGCTGGAGGACTCTGGGCAGCTGATCTGAGGAGAGGAGAAGGCAGGCTTTGAGCTAGAAGTCCCAGAGTCCGCCGCTGCTCTCTAGCCCAGGTGTGTAGTTCCAGTATTCTTCCCCGGAGGACCCAGGCAGCTAAGCTCCTCGCTGCTCGCAGCCCTCCTCGGGATTCAGAAACGCAGCTTTGCCTCGCCGcctcccccaccccgccccccgCAAGAAGGGCCGTGGGGCTAAAGAGTCTCACCGGGGGGAATTCGAGGGGGTCTGTGGAGGGGCCGCGGCACAGTGACGATGATGGGCTGGGACAAGGTGTGTATATGGGGGCTTTCCCCAACGACCTCCTCTCTGCTCCCGCTGCCCGTGCAGGCTTCGTCCTGGGAGAGACACTGAGACCCAGAGGGAGTAAGGGAAGTTGAGGTCCCCCTTccatcctcctctctttcccGCCTGGGCCCCTCGGCTCCACACCAACCCAGTCAAAGACCCAGACATCCCCTGCCCTCCTGAAACTCCCATCAATCCCAAAACCTAATTCGTCCCGTCCCCCAGTTCCCTTGGAGGACCAGAGTATTGCCAGccctctacccccacccccacctcacaGACCCGAGGGGGCTGGTCGGCACTTCGGGGGCCCCTCCGTGGGCCCCCCCGGCGGCGGCAGAGTCCCAGTTGGCAGTGTAGGAACTGCACAGAGGCGTTGAAGATGGGGCGCAGGCGGAAGCTGAGTCTGGTTTGGGGCAGGGACCCAGGGGGCGGGGGATGGAAGGAGACAGAGGATTCTGCTGGGCAGCCACCTCTTAGCAGCAACAGGAGTGGAGAACCCTGGGTTGGGTCCGAGGAGGGTGACAGGGAGCATCGATGCAAAAAAAGGCCCCATCGGGAAGAGGGCTGAGCCAAGGAGGCCTGAAGAACAGGACGCTGGGAGTCAGCTGGCAAGGTAGGCCTAGGCAGCTGGACTCCCAACTTCCATTCCTCAAGGAAGGGAATCAGTGTCCCACCTGGCCATCTTACCAGCCCACAGTTCATAGATTTGCTGCTGGGGTTGTAGAAATCGaatccaaccccctcactttacatctcacaggatcacagaactagatGATTCCCTGCCTCCACCCCCAGTCCAACTCTCCCAACttacagatggggagactgaggtcCGGAGGGGTTGACACACAGGAGGCAGGGTTCAAACCTCTCTCCTCTGAACCTGCAGCACTCTCCTGGCTGCCTCTTTAGATGGCTTTGAACCAAAGCCCAGAACAGTGAAATAAAGGGGAAATAGAATAGGAACCCAGAGCCTTGGAATTCTATctagcattaaaaataaaaccccGCTACAGCAGGAGTCCACCATCCCACAATGGGCTCCCTGGATCCAAGTTCTCAGCCCTCCCCATCACCTCCACAAACACAGGACTGTTGGCAGGCACCACACATGGCCCTGGGAACCTCCGGAATGTGTCTGAGCTGGAGACAACCAAAGTGAAGGGTGGGCGCCGGGGTCCAGGGCTGGGCAGAGCAGGAGACAGGCAAACTGGCCACAGAGAAAACCTACATGATGCTGGCTCTGGGGAACCCACCAGGTGCCAGCTTTGTCCCACCTCTGTATCGCCTTCCCTCCTCCAAATATTCCCAGCAAGGAAGTGCCCAAATCTTTCAAGCAGAAACATTGGTTGTGCCCATTTCTTAACTCTGTGCCTTTGGGGCAAACCTCAGCCCTATGGGAACAGAGGACCCCAGAGGACTGGGCAAGTAGGGGGGAATTGATTTAAGAGCATAGCGGTAGGCAAAGTCTAGCCTAGCCAGGTGGAAAAGCCCAGAATGGAAACAGAAGACTAGAGTTTCAGCTGAGCTCTGTCATCTTGAGCAAGTACTCCCCCCTCCCGGGGACTCTTATTTGCCCTCTAAAAATGAGATCATCTCTGCTCATCTGAGGGGCCCTAGCAGGTGCCCGAGGTGTGGGGTCACTTCGGAGCCCCTGGGGTAGGAATACCCTGATCCTGGGCAGAtgccacctcctccctctccaagACAAACAACCTTACTCACGTTCATGACGGATTCTACCTGCCCCAGGGTTGTCCTGGGAGCAAcggagagaggaggaagattcTGGGAGACCTGGGAGGGGAAGGTGAAGCTGTCCCCTTCTTAGGAAAAATAGCCAATGCCAGTTTCCCTTCTGGGGCGACGGTGGGCTCCCCAGCCCTCCCTTTGCCATACTAAACCCTTCAGCCATTGGAGACAAGATAAGCTTTCCGGCATGAAGAATGTGTTTTCAGTGGATGACACCCAGAAGCATCTCCAGGATGGGGTAGGTTAGATGGAAAAAGTCAAGGAGAACCAAGGAAGTCTGAAGGGTGAAAGGTCCCCTGGACCTCAGTGCTGAGGAGACACAGATAGGGCTAGGATGAGGGGTGAGATTCCCCCATCCCAATACCTGTTGGCACCTACCCATTCTGGCCGGGGGAGGTGTGGGAGCCtgcaggaggaggggaaggaagaaagcgGCCCATCCCACCATATTGCTTCCAGGGGAGCCTAGGAGTGTGTGCTGGAGAAGGGAGAAGCTGGTCTCACAAGCTCCTGGGGCGGGATTAAGACCCACCCAGTACTAGTGCTGACGTGGAATGGGGGCAGCAAGGCCTGTTGGGATTAAGCCTGCAGTACACTCAGGGGAGCCCTGGGAACAGGGGGCCTTCCCCCCCTGCTAGGATGCGGAAGAGGCGTCCATTGGCAGGGATACAGATCCAGGCAGATGGGTGGGTGGAGGTGCAGGGAGGGGAGTTATCCAGTCAGGGCCATCTCCAGGTCTGGACACCTGAGCTGGGCATGTTGACGCAGGGAAGGGCAGTTCAAGGCTGAGGAGATGGGCTGGAGGGGCAGTCTCACCCAACCAGCCCACGTCACCAACATCCAACGCTCCATCTAGGCCACCCGGATGACCCTCAGCTCTCCCACGGAAGCCCCAGGCCCAGGCTCTTAAGGTTAGCCCACCTGGCCTCGCCACCCCCATCCCCTAAGTCCAGAGGCAGGGGGGAACTGGCCAGGCTCCTctgcctttcctctttctcttcttaccATGCCCAGAGAAAGAAGCTCTATTGCCACCTCCCACCCCCTTAGGTCGTTTCTCCACTCTGGACACAGCAaaggaaaagggattttttttggtggtggtttttttattattgttgttgtttatttttaaatttttttttaaattttattttcaagctTCTAAGAAGGGTTTACAAACAAgggcatttttgtttttgaaaaagggACAATGGGGCAATACTGCTGGCCCAGGTGCCCCCCGGTAGGCACCCACCCCCAGCCCCtataagaagggagagggcaCACACATGCTTCCACCACTGCCTTCAGCCACGAGGTACAAAGCTGATTTGGGCCACAAACTTGGGGGTGGAGAAAGCTCTCCCCTGACCCAGCTCCCAACCATAGCCCTATGctagctctcctggcttcctcctAGTGGAATTGGCCAGGGTCTCAGGAGAGGtcctgagaaggaagaggggatggGGTGGCTCAGGCATCTAGCTAACCAGCCTGGGAATCAGCTCAGGAAGCTCAgctggaggggaggaaagagggacaGGACTAAGAACTAGGactctgggaaggaaggaaggctggctggctggctggctggctggtgggggagggggtggtggCACATATTCATTTAACACTGAAATGAGGGCTGGGCccaggggagaggaaagaggacgTTTGCTCACAAAACAGaaaatagttaaattaaaataaaactggaCAGTTACAAAAGAGGTCCAAGCTGGCCCTGCCACCAAGCAGATAACCTTTCCCCTCAGTGAGGGCTTTGGGGGGATAGGTATTGGCTGCCCAGATGGGGAAGGAAAGCTGGGTTCAAGTTGAGAACTTGGGCCCCAgatggaaaaggggaaggagaatgtCTGGTTACTGCTGGCACAAAGGGGCCCCCAGACAGCCTTCTGGAGGTGAGGATGGGAAGGGCACAACCCCCAAATCCCTTTCTGCTGGCAGTTTGGCCAGGCACAGGGGAAGATGGTGCCCATGTCCctctggagagagaaagaaggtaacTCCTCTAGTTTGAACATGCGGCCTTCTGCAAATATATCAATGATAACATAGACTATGGAGACTACAGGGAGATCGATGCTAAAGCCTATACTGAGCCAGTGAAGTCCATCAAGCTGTGTTGTCCTTCCCTTTGGCCTTGGTTCCTTTgtttgggggggaaggagggggccCTTCTGGGTCTGAGTGCGAATGTACGTGTGTGAGACAAGAGACAgtgagtggtgtgtgtgtgtgtgtgtgtgtgtgtgtgtgtgtgtgtggtgtttgCCATTTGATCTGCATgcatcatcaagaaaaaaaagaaatacctcttcctcctccctccctccctccctcctagcCCACCTGCCCACCACCTGAAGGCTCTAGAGAGGCCAAGGTAGGGGGCAAGGGGTGGCCAAGAACCACCTCTATTCACGCatcaaatgtaaataataataataacaataataacaataataataataattaagaaacAATGCAATAAAACTGCATTTGCCTTTTCTCTGGGGACCTGCCAAGGCAAGTGCCAAGGTGAGCCAGGCAGCCAGGGGGACTGATTCATCTCCTGTCTTCTTTGTCCAAGGGGACTGATAAACTGGGCCTAGATGCTATCCAGGGTCCTGCCCTGTCTCCTTTcctggggaggggtgggaagacAGCCCTGCTCATGCTAGCCTTGGGAGCAGAGAGGTGCCCCAAAGGTCTGTCTTGTGAGGAGGCAGAAAGACACAGGGCACTAGGCCTAGGTCTGCCTAAGGGCCTGGAGGATGGAGGTTAAGCTCAAGGGATGAGTTGAAGGAAGCCCTGGGCAGCTGCTGGGGCCAGGAACCTATAGCCACTACCTTCTCTTGCCCTTCCATACTTCCTCTTCACCCTCTGCTACTAGGCTTGCCCACCCTTCCTAAATGCCCTGATCCACTCTAAGGTTTCTCTTCCACTTCCTACCTCTGTCCCCATCTCACATCCTCAGACCATCTCTTCCAACCACTCTTCCTCTGTATAAAGCCCCCAAGGGGAGCCCTTCGGCTTTCCTGGCTCCTCTGCACCCTCAGCCCTCTGTCCTAACCTGCACTGGCCTTCATTCCTCCTCTTGCCCTCTCTCCAACCTGCTAGCCTTGCTCACCATTTCTCTATCCCTGCCACACTCATGTCCATTGCCTTCTGATGGGCAGATGCCCAACCCTCGATCCTACCTAGACCCTGGGGGCTACAGCTTCTCCAAACCCTGGCCCCAGGAGAAAAGCCCAGTTCAGAACCCACAGAGCAGACATCTAAGATCTTCAACTCACCCCAGAGGTGGAAACCAGATCCCTCCATGTTTGGGACAAAGCAACCCTTGGGGGCTGGCTTAGGGCTAGATGACAGGGAAGGGGCTGGGATCTGTTAAATTCCTCATGAGCAAGCATGAGAGGGAAGAAGCAAAGGAAGACGCCAGGCCTCTAGTAATGGACCCTAAGGGCCACCACCCCTGGAATCAAAGACCCAAAGTCTTTGCCCCTATCTACTCTTTCTGCTGCCAAAGCACAGATTTAAATGAGTCCCCACCACCTGCCTGCTGCTGAACCACTGCCACAAGCAGCCAAACACGACTTTGGTTAAAGTTTCTGAAGGTACCGACACCCCCATGTAAGaatcaccccccaccccccatatcccccaaataaaataaaataaactccatAAAGGACCCCCTGAGATCAACAAGAGAAAAACTGACCCACTGCAGGCCACctgaccccacccccacccccagctggcCAGATGCGCTCCTCTCCTGCCCCCACCACATTCCCAGAGACAAAAACCATGGGAGTGACACACACAGAGCAGCAAGCAACCCCTCCCAGGCCACCCTACCCCAGCCCTTGTGGCTTACAAATTGAATCCTCAAGCCAGAAGAGTGGGCACGAGAGAAGGCAAAGAGAGTAAAGATTCAGGCAGCTCTCTCCTGGGCTTCCAGGAGCCCACCAAGCCCAGAGGTTACAACTGAATAAATAGAGTCTAATGGTGGACCTGTCTTCCATCTTCTGTTCACAGTgtcgggggggaggggggcattCAGCTCTCCCCCAGGAAAAAAGCCGGAGGCCTGATTGGTGCCAGTTTGTCCTCAGCTGaaaggcagggggtggggggaggcgggTCTGGAGGGCCCCCACTTTGTCTTCAGCTCTCTGTGGCTGTCCATGTTTTCGTACTCCCTCCCCAGCTCCATGTGACATCTGGCCCGCCAGCATGGGGGGAGGCAAGTGGAAGACTGGTACGTCTTGGGGCCAGGGTGGCAAAGCCCCTACTGCAGCTGGAGTGGGGGGAGGAGCAGGCTGACTGGCCATTTGTCTTGCCCCCTTCTCCCCCAGCCCCTGCTGACCCTCCCAGGCTGGTCACCTCTTGGCTACCTGAAGAAGGGAAGGTGATGTTGGCTCAAGATGCTGCTAGTCCGGGGGGACTCTGTCTTCGCCATGACATCCTTGAACCAGGATGCCACATCCACTTCCAACATCTCATATCGTTTGATGAAGCTGTGTTCCTAGAAGAGACAGAAGCCAGGGTCAGACCTAGGAACCATAGCTGTAGAActgtctcttccctccttcctcacagACCATGGAGAAGCTTGGTGCCCTAACTCCCAGCCCCAAGGAAACAGGCAACATGTACTCACAAGTAGCTTATTGTACTTTGGTCTCTTCCTGTGATCTTTAGTAAGGCTAGGGAATAAAAACAGATGTTATGAGCATGTGACATAGGAGCCCATTCCCTTTCTTAGAGTAGGGTAGGTGAGAAGGGATAGGACAGACATGGAGGCAGGGGAAGAAGAGTAGGAATGACTTGTTCTTCAAGTCAGTCTAGCCTGTCCTGCCCTTCGAAAAACTGAGGACCCCAAAAGGTTGCCATGTAATAGGTATACTCAAGCCCCCCTCTCTCAAGGAATCTATAAAGTGACTGTTCATGCTTTCAGAGGAGAGGAATCCCAACTTCCTAGCCTCCAATACGAGTCATCAGAGCCTGGAACATCTAAGAATGATTGAGGGCTCTTGGAAGGAGTTCTTGCCCTTTATTCCAAGAATGGGAACTTTGCTAGGGGAGGAAGGGAACTCATCCTAAGATGAGAGGGAAATGGCATAACTGTCAGAATTTAGGGCCAAAAAAGCCAGTGCTGGGCTTAACAATGTGTTTTGGATCAGAGATGGCTTTCCCACCCTAAATTGgttgtctttttccttctctctctacatCCTGCCTCATACGGCTCCCACTGTCATGTCTAAAGATACAGCTCTTCAAATGGCATCTCTAGTCCTGctcttgtatgtatatatatgctctTCTTAAAACATGCTGTTCAACACTGATCTGAACATTCAAGATAGTCTGCCCAGGGCACAGTCTGATAAGCCTCTCAACTCACCTCTCACAGGGTACTATGTAGCTGCCTTGAAGCACCACAGAGCTAAATGGCACTGAGTCTAGAGTCTACTAAAACCCCTCAATCTTTTCCACTTGAGCCAGGGTCTTGCTTTCCTCCTTCTGTTAAAAGGAGAACCGATTTCTGAAACACAAACTGGACTTCACATTTATCCTCATTAGATTTCACATTATTTGTTTGAACCCATTGCTCTGGCCTAGCAAGAGTTTTCTAAACCCTATCCTTTCCAGTTTCATCTCATTTCCAAAATGTATCCAACACGCAAAAAAAGCATCACTGTCGCTTATCCCTAGGGCACTTGCTCCCTGGAAACCTCCCTCTAAGCCTACATTTCCCCAACCATGACCACTCTTTGGGTAGGGTGATTCATGCCAATCCAAATCTAtgtcttattttcttctcctcccctcattTAAAAGCAGTACCCCTAGGATCAAGTCCTAGTTCCTAAGCCCTGTGGTTAAAAACCTCTACAGTATAGCCCCCACCTTTTCCCAACAGTCCTCAACAAGCACTATCCACTCCAGGCCAAGCAGGCCTTTTCAATTTCCACTCCTCCACACTCATGGCAATACCCTCTAATGCTCTTGCCAGTAAtgtcctttcctcttcttcttcccatcCCGTCCTGAATACTCCAGACCCAAATGATCTTTGCCCCTCAAAAAAAGTTACAGATTTTTATATTctgaaacacagaagataaaacttatatagggtgtcccaaaagtctgtGTGACATTTTAAGcttattaaaaacttaaaagtACCTCTTATTAATAAGCTTTAATAAACTTAAAACAGCACtctgacttttgg encodes:
- the TGFBR3L gene encoding LOW QUALITY PROTEIN: transforming growth factor-beta receptor type 3-like protein (The sequence of the model RefSeq protein was modified relative to this genomic sequence to represent the inferred CDS: inserted 1 base in 1 codon; deleted 5 bases in 3 codons) — translated: MGTTNVSAERFGHFLAGNIWRREGYRGGTKLAPGGFPRAXHHVGFLCGQFACLLLCPALDPGAHPSLWLSPAQTHSGGSQGHVWCLPTVLCLWSHLKRQPGECCRFRGERFEPCLVCQPLRTSVSPSASLAQPSSRWGLFLHRCSLSPSSDPTQGSPLLLLLRGGCPAESSVSFHPPPPGSLPQTRLSFRLRPIFNASVQFLHCQLGLCRRRGGPRRGPRSADQPPRCLSQDEACTGSGSREEVVGESPHIHTLSQPIIVTVPRPLHRPPRIPPDQLPRVLQPDPQAPGCGGLDPAPVVAIAVSAFVLGAALTAGLGLIYVHTAPPPPRAAPSGSPSPSPA